The Macellibacteroides fermentans genome has a segment encoding these proteins:
- a CDS encoding glycoside hydrolase family 2 protein — translation MGLYAAALSALGQSPASQVLHLDKGWSFSEGGKDKWQEATVPGTVHQDLLRLKLLPDPFFGTNEQQVQWVEDKDWEYRTSFTLTQEQVAHSGALLEFKGLDTYADVYLNGSLILKAENMFVGYEVPVKEVLRAGENRLNIYFYSPINKTLPQWDSNGFDYPADNDHHDKHTSVFTRKAPYHYGWDWGIRMVGCGVWRPIELKLFEVADIKDYYVRQLSISRNKAEISNELEVYSIEDTDTQAEVVFTCSLKGQEVMVNKVPVVLTPGKNLVKSDMTILNPSLWMPHGWGEATLYDFKTEVRKAGGQVIDQVSCRSGLRTVRVVNEEDKDGKSFYFEVNGIPLFAKGANYIPSDIILNNVKEEDYRRLFRNVKAANMNMIRIWGGGIYEEDYFYQLADENGILVWQDFMFACTSYPSDPAFLNLVEQEAHYNIRRLRNHASIAMWCGNNEIIEAIKYWGWDKKFSKEVHQGMFTGYNKLFRTLLPNKVKELDPDRFYLHSSPDSANWGRPESWGWGDSHYWGVWYGVQPFEVLDTRLPR, via the coding sequence ATGGGGTTATATGCTGCAGCACTTTCAGCATTGGGGCAAAGTCCGGCTTCGCAAGTGCTTCATCTGGATAAAGGGTGGAGCTTCTCTGAAGGGGGAAAAGACAAGTGGCAAGAGGCAACTGTGCCAGGTACGGTGCATCAGGACTTATTACGTCTGAAGCTTCTGCCCGATCCTTTTTTCGGGACTAACGAACAGCAGGTTCAGTGGGTGGAAGACAAAGACTGGGAGTATCGCACCTCCTTCACCCTTACGCAGGAGCAGGTTGCCCATAGCGGTGCATTGCTCGAATTTAAAGGGTTGGACACCTATGCGGATGTATATCTGAACGGGTCTCTTATCCTGAAAGCCGAAAATATGTTTGTAGGTTACGAAGTACCGGTGAAAGAGGTGCTCCGCGCAGGCGAAAACAGATTGAATATTTACTTCTATTCGCCCATAAACAAGACGCTCCCTCAATGGGACAGCAACGGGTTCGATTATCCAGCCGATAATGATCACCACGACAAGCACACCAGTGTGTTTACCAGAAAGGCTCCGTACCATTACGGTTGGGACTGGGGAATCCGGATGGTAGGCTGTGGAGTATGGCGTCCAATCGAATTGAAGTTGTTCGAAGTGGCCGACATCAAGGATTACTACGTCCGTCAGCTTTCAATCAGCCGCAACAAGGCCGAAATCTCCAATGAGCTGGAGGTGTACTCCATCGAAGACACAGACACCCAGGCCGAGGTTGTATTTACCTGTTCGCTGAAGGGACAGGAGGTAATGGTCAACAAAGTACCGGTAGTGCTTACTCCGGGCAAGAATCTGGTAAAATCTGATATGACTATCCTCAACCCCTCTTTATGGATGCCTCACGGTTGGGGCGAGGCAACCTTGTACGATTTTAAGACAGAAGTGCGCAAGGCAGGCGGACAGGTGATTGACCAGGTAAGCTGCCGCAGCGGACTTCGTACCGTACGGGTGGTAAATGAGGAGGACAAAGATGGTAAATCGTTTTACTTCGAGGTAAACGGTATTCCGTTGTTTGCCAAAGGTGCCAACTATATTCCAAGCGATATTATCCTTAACAATGTGAAGGAAGAGGACTATCGCAGGTTGTTCCGCAACGTGAAGGCGGCCAACATGAACATGATCCGCATCTGGGGAGGAGGTATCTACGAAGAAGATTACTTCTACCAGTTGGCCGACGAGAACGGGATATTGGTGTGGCAGGACTTTATGTTCGCCTGTACAAGCTATCCTTCAGATCCGGCCTTCTTAAACCTGGTTGAACAGGAGGCGCATTACAACATACGCCGTTTACGTAATCATGCCAGCATTGCCATGTGGTGCGGAAACAATGAAATCATTGAGGCCATCAAATACTGGGGCTGGGATAAGAAATTCAGTAAAGAGGTACACCAGGGTATGTTTACGGGATACAACAAGCTGTTCCGCACGTTGCTGCCCAACAAGGTGAAGGAGCTGGATCCCGACCGCTTCTATCTGCATAGTTCGCCGGATTCGGCCAACTGGGGCAGACCCGAATCCTGGGGCTGGGGCGACAGTCATTACTGGGGTGTATGGTATGGCGTTCAGCCCTTCGAAGTATTGGATACCCGTCTGCCACGCT
- a CDS encoding S41 family peptidase, whose protein sequence is MQKNYRILIILFAAITGTLFFQSCSKDDNPIDEPAKEVVPKETQKVTQFAIDVLQDVYLWSSTIKSVDVTKIKDPVAMVDSIRYSADRWTSLTDDAKGLTDSFAGEGTSYGYSLGVYLFSNTSNQCFAVVQFVYPGTPAEKAGMKRGDLILQMNRTDITTSNYYDLFYSSSVTLGMAALNGNVISLNNKTISLTAVSMYQEPVNTYKVINKGSSKIGYLFYTDYTLKSHEKLLEVLQSFKASGVTDVILDLRYNLGGYSLTSQILSSMLAPASVVSGKQIFLKQIWNDDYTAYWKKQGEDLDEYFSYTYNYEDEDSKKVNLSVESANLNLSRLFVLVSGNTASASEATITGLSPYIKVTTIGEQTAGKYCGGIVFTPDDIYETPDAALKNWGIYTMVYRYADKNGNTACMPDGFKPDYEVADDPFDRYAMGDEAEPLLAKAIQLITGESVTTKAAVSLFRPKSVDKAISRKGALNNKLIELPGRYKLNKENQSPAR, encoded by the coding sequence ATGCAAAAGAACTACCGGATTTTAATCATTTTATTTGCAGCAATTACTGGAACCCTGTTTTTTCAAAGCTGCAGCAAAGACGATAACCCTATCGACGAACCCGCAAAAGAAGTTGTACCCAAAGAGACTCAAAAAGTTACGCAGTTTGCAATCGATGTGCTGCAGGATGTATACCTGTGGAGCTCTACAATCAAATCAGTAGATGTTACTAAAATAAAGGATCCGGTAGCTATGGTGGACAGTATCAGGTACTCGGCCGACCGATGGACTTCCCTTACGGATGATGCAAAGGGTCTTACAGATAGCTTTGCAGGCGAAGGTACCTCTTACGGATATTCTCTGGGAGTCTATCTTTTCTCAAATACATCTAATCAATGCTTTGCGGTGGTACAGTTCGTATATCCGGGTACACCTGCCGAAAAAGCAGGAATGAAAAGAGGCGATTTGATTTTACAAATGAACAGAACCGATATAACCACAAGTAATTATTATGATTTGTTCTATTCTTCGTCGGTCACCCTCGGGATGGCCGCATTAAACGGGAATGTAATTAGTCTGAATAATAAAACCATATCGCTTACGGCCGTCTCCATGTATCAGGAACCGGTCAATACTTACAAGGTGATTAACAAAGGAAGCAGTAAGATAGGTTATCTCTTTTATACGGATTACACCCTTAAATCCCACGAAAAGCTGCTGGAAGTATTGCAGTCTTTTAAAGCCTCCGGGGTTACGGATGTGATTTTAGACCTGCGTTATAATCTGGGTGGATATTCCCTCACCTCGCAGATATTGAGCAGTATGCTTGCACCGGCTTCGGTTGTGTCGGGAAAACAGATATTCCTGAAACAAATCTGGAACGATGACTATACGGCTTATTGGAAAAAACAGGGTGAAGATCTGGATGAATACTTTTCCTACACCTATAACTACGAAGATGAGGATAGTAAAAAGGTAAATCTCTCGGTAGAAAGTGCAAACCTGAACCTCAGCAGATTGTTCGTACTGGTATCGGGAAATACGGCATCAGCCTCCGAAGCTACCATAACGGGACTTTCTCCCTATATCAAGGTGACTACCATCGGCGAACAGACTGCCGGAAAGTACTGTGGCGGTATTGTATTCACTCCGGATGATATATACGAAACTCCGGATGCCGCACTAAAGAATTGGGGCATTTACACCATGGTGTACCGGTACGCCGACAAAAACGGAAATACGGCCTGTATGCCGGACGGCTTTAAACCGGATTATGAAGTGGCGGACGATCCTTTCGACAGATACGCTATGGGCGACGAAGCCGAGCCTCTGCTAGCCAAAGCTATTCAGCTCATCACCGGCGAATCGGTTACCACCAAGGCTGCTGTAAGTCTGTTCAGACCTAAATCGGTAGACAAAGCCATCAGTCGGAAGGGAGCGCTCAACAATAAGCTGATCGAGCTTCCGGGCAGATACAAACTCAATAAAGAGAATCAGTCTCCGGCCAGATAA
- a CDS encoding calcium/sodium antiporter produces the protein MDILLLIGGLLLILLGANGLTDGAASIAKRFNIPSIVIGLTIVAFGTSTPELTVSISSAMKGSSDIAIGNVVGSNIFNILFIVGCTSLVAPIVITRNTLRKEIPLCILSSVVLLVIANDVLLDKGASNILSTTDGILLLCFFLIFLSYTFAIALDGKSQATDEENNIKQMPMLKSVLFIIGGLCGLVYGGQLFVDGAINIARSLGVSESVIGLTLVALGTSLPELATSIVAALKKNPEIAIGNVIGSCLFNVFFILGCSSAITPMNIIGITNIDLLVLVGASILMWFFGLFFAKRTINRTEGAFFVLCYVAYTVYLIYNA, from the coding sequence ATGGACATACTACTACTTATCGGAGGATTACTCCTTATTCTACTTGGGGCAAACGGACTTACAGATGGGGCTGCTTCCATTGCCAAGCGGTTCAATATTCCATCCATTGTAATTGGTCTTACTATTGTTGCCTTTGGAACTTCCACGCCCGAGCTAACGGTCAGCATATCGTCTGCAATGAAAGGAAGTTCGGACATTGCGATCGGGAACGTGGTGGGAAGCAATATCTTTAATATTCTGTTTATCGTTGGTTGTACTTCCCTGGTGGCACCTATCGTAATTACGCGCAACACACTTCGGAAAGAGATACCCCTTTGCATATTGTCGTCTGTAGTGCTGCTGGTGATTGCAAATGATGTGCTGCTTGATAAGGGCGCTTCCAACATCTTAAGTACAACGGATGGGATACTATTGCTCTGTTTTTTCCTGATTTTCCTGTCTTATACTTTTGCCATAGCGCTGGATGGTAAATCTCAGGCAACCGACGAGGAGAATAACATAAAGCAGATGCCCATGCTTAAATCTGTACTATTTATAATCGGAGGATTGTGTGGGTTGGTCTATGGCGGTCAGCTTTTTGTAGATGGAGCCATAAACATTGCCCGTTCATTGGGGGTGAGTGAGTCTGTAATTGGTCTTACCCTGGTAGCATTAGGAACTTCGCTGCCAGAACTGGCCACCTCTATTGTAGCTGCTCTAAAGAAGAATCCGGAAATTGCAATTGGGAATGTAATAGGTAGTTGTTTATTTAACGTCTTCTTTATTCTGGGCTGTAGTTCGGCAATCACACCCATGAATATTATAGGTATCACTAACATCGATCTGCTGGTGCTTGTAGGTGCAAGTATCCTGATGTGGTTTTTTGGGCTCTTTTTTGCCAAGCGTACCATCAACCGGACCGAAGGAGCTTTCTTTGTATTATGTTATGTAGCCTATACAGTCTACCTGATTTATAATGCATAA
- a CDS encoding UDP-GlcNAc--UDP-phosphate GlcNAc-1-phosphate transferase — translation MWIYLIITVLLLVAELIYFKIADQLKLVVRPEQKNFQQRTTWRGGGVIFYMAALIYCIWYGFPYPWFFAGLTVAAITGFANDMHPLKEWKRKLLISSGLLLMFMELGLFTDYPLWYIIPALVVCVAVINSYRNMNKINGITGAYSFVVIIILAYLNQKFTPFTDQRFLYIILLSIIIFSFFNFRYKAVSFSGMVGSASIGLIVLFLVGKLILETQDISHLVLLLVYGMDTLLSAIHGLIRHRKKGCPHFQYVYQIIVYKLNFPQIFVSAIYAAAQAIIFAGYELFYPYRWWYLGIVILLLTVAYITFIRKHCNLIHHTHK, via the coding sequence ATGTGGATTTATTTAATTATTACTGTGTTGCTTTTAGTTGCAGAGCTTATTTATTTTAAAATAGCAGATCAACTGAAGCTGGTAGTACGTCCGGAACAAAAGAATTTTCAGCAACGTACCACCTGGCGCGGAGGGGGTGTGATATTTTATATGGCTGCTCTTATTTACTGTATATGGTATGGCTTTCCTTACCCTTGGTTCTTTGCAGGTTTGACTGTTGCAGCTATTACAGGATTTGCCAACGATATGCATCCCCTTAAGGAATGGAAGCGTAAGCTACTCATTTCTAGCGGATTACTCCTCATGTTTATGGAATTAGGTCTATTTACTGACTATCCGCTGTGGTATATAATACCGGCTTTAGTTGTATGTGTTGCAGTTATAAATTCGTACCGTAACATGAATAAAATAAACGGTATCACCGGAGCCTACAGCTTTGTTGTTATTATAATTCTGGCCTATCTGAACCAAAAATTCACCCCATTTACTGATCAACGTTTCCTGTATATTATTTTACTATCTATTATTATCTTTAGTTTCTTTAATTTCAGATATAAAGCGGTTAGTTTCTCCGGAATGGTGGGTTCTGCATCCATTGGTCTTATCGTACTGTTTTTGGTCGGTAAATTGATTTTGGAAACTCAGGATATAAGCCATTTGGTGCTACTGCTCGTATACGGAATGGATACTCTTTTATCTGCCATTCATGGATTGATAAGGCATCGGAAAAAGGGTTGTCCCCATTTTCAGTACGTGTACCAGATCATTGTTTACAAGCTGAATTTTCCACAAATCTTTGTATCGGCAATCTATGCTGCTGCACAAGCTATCATATTTGCCGGTTATGAACTGTTTTATCCCTACCGATGGTGGTATCTGGGCATTGTAATTCTGTTGCTTACGGTTGCATATATTACGTTTATCCGCAAACATTGCAATCTGATTCATCATACACATAAATAA
- the pdxH gene encoding pyridoxamine 5'-phosphate oxidase, translating into MKTNIADIRRDYTKGGLRRRDLNENPLDQFRKWLDEAISSRVDEPTAVLIGTVSPEGRPSTRCVLLKELRDGQFVFYTNYESRKGSHLANNPYISLTFLWHQLERQVHVEGIAQKVSPQESDAYFRTRPYKSRIGARVSPQSHPIPNRGVIVKSFMQESLRYIGREVERPANWGGYAVTPHRIEFWQGRESRLHDRFLYTLQADNTWTIERLAP; encoded by the coding sequence ATGAAAACAAATATAGCCGATATACGCAGAGATTACACCAAAGGTGGACTACGAAGAAGGGATTTGAACGAAAATCCATTGGATCAGTTCCGTAAATGGCTGGACGAAGCCATCTCCTCTAGAGTAGACGAACCTACAGCCGTGCTGATTGGCACCGTATCTCCCGAAGGAAGACCTTCCACCCGTTGTGTGCTGCTTAAAGAGTTGCGCGACGGACAGTTTGTATTCTATACCAACTACGAAAGCCGCAAAGGGAGTCACCTGGCCAATAATCCATACATCTCCCTCACCTTTCTCTGGCATCAGCTGGAGAGACAGGTTCATGTAGAAGGGATTGCCCAGAAGGTTTCACCACAGGAGTCGGATGCCTACTTCAGGACTCGCCCTTATAAGAGCCGAATTGGAGCCCGTGTATCGCCTCAAAGTCATCCTATACCCAACCGGGGTGTAATAGTAAAATCGTTTATGCAGGAGTCACTTCGCTATATCGGTCGCGAAGTTGAAAGACCAGCCAACTGGGGTGGTTATGCCGTAACGCCGCACCGAATTGAATTCTGGCAAGGTCGCGAAAGCCGCCTCCACGACCGGTTTCTTTATACTCTGCAAGCAGACAATACATGGACCATAGAACGACTTGCACCATAA
- a CDS encoding dicarboxylate/amino acid:cation symporter produces the protein MSFKFAVPLYAKILIGMLAGVLIGIAALTFQQTGFVNNWVRPWGQVFIRLLQLIAVPLVFVSLVKGVIGLSDIGKFSRIGIRTIILYLLTTAFAVTVGMSLGLVVRPGQFVDRQTVVSMQENYKSVVEQKKAEADTMKNSGPLSFLEEVVPDNFVAATSDNRKMLQVIFFAVLFGIAALCIERTKIVPVEQLFDSLYHILLKVIDFVIMFAPYGVTALMAGLVIDFSGNLSMFGALAVYAITVVGGLLFLISVFYPTLIYLFTKMKPNFFIKTMYPVQLFAFTTSSSAATLPLNLETTENKLGVSNEVTSFVLPVGATINMDGTSCYQAIAVLFIAQVIGIDLTLMQLFTIILMTIISSIGTPSIPGGSYVILTMVLASVGIPPEGLALILGIDRPLDMLRTAVNVTGDATVAAIVDTQNNKQIS, from the coding sequence ATGAGCTTTAAATTTGCCGTTCCTTTATATGCTAAGATATTGATTGGGATGCTGGCTGGTGTACTGATAGGCATCGCAGCCCTCACATTTCAGCAAACCGGATTCGTAAATAACTGGGTACGTCCGTGGGGACAAGTATTTATCCGTTTGCTGCAACTCATTGCCGTTCCTCTGGTATTTGTTTCGCTGGTTAAAGGAGTGATTGGATTGTCGGATATCGGTAAATTCTCTCGCATCGGTATCCGCACGATTATTCTCTACCTGCTCACTACAGCCTTTGCTGTAACCGTAGGTATGTCGCTGGGACTCGTTGTTCGTCCGGGGCAGTTCGTTGACCGCCAAACGGTTGTTTCCATGCAGGAGAATTACAAATCTGTTGTGGAACAGAAAAAGGCCGAAGCAGATACAATGAAGAACAGTGGTCCCCTCTCCTTCCTCGAGGAGGTGGTTCCGGATAACTTCGTGGCTGCAACAAGTGATAACAGAAAGATGCTGCAGGTAATCTTCTTCGCTGTTCTTTTCGGGATAGCTGCCCTGTGCATCGAGAGAACAAAGATTGTCCCGGTTGAACAGCTGTTCGATTCGCTGTATCATATTCTATTGAAGGTAATCGACTTTGTGATTATGTTCGCTCCCTATGGAGTTACGGCTCTTATGGCAGGACTGGTTATCGATTTTTCGGGAAACCTCAGTATGTTCGGGGCGTTGGCGGTTTATGCGATAACCGTAGTAGGCGGACTCTTGTTTCTTATAAGTGTGTTCTATCCCACACTTATCTATCTGTTTACCAAAATGAAGCCCAACTTCTTTATCAAGACGATGTATCCGGTGCAGCTGTTTGCCTTTACAACCAGCTCGAGCGCCGCTACGTTGCCGCTCAATTTGGAGACTACCGAAAACAAGCTGGGAGTTTCTAACGAGGTTACCTCTTTTGTACTTCCGGTGGGAGCAACAATTAACATGGACGGAACAAGCTGTTATCAGGCAATAGCCGTTTTGTTTATCGCCCAGGTGATAGGCATAGACCTTACGCTTATGCAGCTGTTTACGATTATATTAATGACGATCATCTCTTCCATAGGAACGCCCAGCATTCCAGGAGGCAGCTATGTTATCCTTACCATGGTGCTGGCATCTGTGGGTATTCCTCCCGAAGGGCTGGCTCTAATTCTGGGTATTGACAGACCGCTGGATATGCTCCGCACGGCAGTAAACGTAACCGGAGATGCTACTGTAGCAGCCATTGTAGACACCCAGAATAACAAACAAATTTCATAA
- a CDS encoding metallophosphoesterase yields the protein MNMKKTTLFLLGILFSLGISAQTPFYFIQLTDPQFGMINKNASFDKETALMEKAVKQINKLNPGFVVVTGDLVNEGNNADQIKEFKRILATLRKDIPVYLTPGNHDVGQQPTSASLAGYIDTYGYDCFSFQMNGTCFIGINTQIIWADVKEAEQSQLVWLTKVLENSQKCTHRILFGHHPVFVHSADEADKYDNFPLAKRNDYLNLFNRFNVSDQFAGHLHYNSNGQHGNFRITGTSAVGMQIGKEKSGLRIVKVYPDKVESTYYPLDEVPAIVEL from the coding sequence ATGAATATGAAAAAAACGACACTCTTTTTGTTGGGCATACTCTTTTCGCTGGGTATATCTGCACAAACTCCCTTCTATTTTATTCAGCTTACCGATCCTCAGTTCGGGATGATCAACAAAAACGCCTCATTCGATAAGGAGACTGCCTTGATGGAAAAGGCTGTTAAACAAATAAACAAACTCAATCCGGGCTTTGTAGTTGTGACGGGCGATTTGGTAAACGAAGGCAACAATGCCGATCAAATAAAAGAATTTAAACGCATCCTTGCCACTCTGCGCAAAGATATTCCCGTATACCTGACTCCCGGAAACCATGATGTTGGTCAGCAGCCCACCTCCGCCTCTCTTGCTGGTTACATAGACACCTACGGTTACGATTGTTTCTCGTTCCAGATGAACGGTACCTGCTTTATAGGCATCAACACCCAAATTATCTGGGCAGACGTAAAAGAGGCAGAACAATCCCAACTTGTGTGGCTTACCAAAGTATTGGAGAATTCACAAAAATGCACCCACCGCATATTGTTTGGTCACCATCCTGTTTTTGTGCACTCGGCAGATGAAGCCGATAAGTACGATAACTTCCCGTTGGCTAAACGCAACGATTACCTCAATCTGTTCAACCGGTTCAATGTAAGCGACCAGTTTGCCGGCCACCTTCACTATAACTCCAATGGTCAACACGGCAACTTCCGTATAACCGGCACTAGTGCTGTGGGGATGCAGATTGGAAAGGAGAAATCCGGATTGCGTATCGTGAAGGTGTATCCCGACAAGGTAGAATCCACTTACTATCCGCTGGACGAAGTGCCTGCTATTGTGGAGCTGTAG
- a CDS encoding uracil-xanthine permease family protein produces the protein MNYGLNDRMPLFPLLLYGLQWLVISIPSIIILGAVTASMNQEGAAQQILYIQKLVATVGGGLIIQMLWGHRLPLVMGPASVLLVGIISATAAHADAVNTAIVLGGALLFGLGISGMFDKVQSVFTPRIVTVILALIAFTLSPVIVRMLFGRTTDVLFNFILALSLSLVMIYLNNRLPGMWRSMVVFMGLVVGTAVCFLAKGPLFPAEIGSVSAFSADWFDFSFQLDGGVLLSFLFCYMALIVNELGSIQSVGQQIKADKLNERSRRGISVTGLFNSLSGLLGVIGPVDYSLSPGVIAATGCASRFPLIPAGVGLIMIAFMPSWLVFISAIPEVILGTILLYLMGSQLTAALQMMAREKSVSSFNSGLIIGFPLMVALVISFAPEQALAELPPLIRPILGNGFVMGTLTVLLLEHVIFKDKKKSF, from the coding sequence ATGAACTACGGATTGAACGACAGGATGCCTTTATTTCCCTTGCTGCTGTACGGTTTACAGTGGTTGGTGATATCCATTCCATCCATCATTATATTAGGTGCGGTAACTGCCTCGATGAATCAGGAGGGGGCAGCCCAGCAGATTCTTTACATCCAAAAATTAGTTGCCACAGTGGGAGGGGGACTTATTATCCAGATGCTGTGGGGGCATCGTCTGCCTTTGGTGATGGGACCGGCTTCGGTGTTGTTGGTGGGGATTATTTCGGCTACTGCAGCTCATGCCGATGCCGTAAATACAGCCATCGTATTGGGAGGTGCTTTGTTGTTCGGTTTGGGTATAAGTGGGATGTTCGATAAAGTTCAGTCGGTTTTCACTCCCCGTATTGTGACTGTTATCCTTGCATTGATCGCCTTCACCTTGTCGCCCGTCATCGTACGCATGTTGTTTGGCCGCACAACCGATGTGCTTTTTAATTTTATATTGGCCCTTTCGCTTTCGCTGGTTATGATCTACCTTAACAACCGGCTTCCGGGAATGTGGCGGTCGATGGTGGTTTTTATGGGATTGGTTGTCGGTACGGCGGTCTGCTTCCTGGCAAAAGGTCCACTGTTTCCTGCGGAGATCGGCTCTGTGTCTGCGTTTTCGGCCGATTGGTTTGATTTTAGCTTCCAGCTTGACGGCGGGGTGTTACTCTCTTTTCTTTTCTGCTATATGGCGCTGATTGTAAATGAACTAGGCTCCATTCAATCGGTTGGACAACAGATCAAAGCCGATAAGCTGAATGAACGGAGCAGGAGAGGCATCTCGGTAACAGGACTATTTAATTCACTGTCGGGATTGCTCGGAGTGATCGGTCCGGTGGACTACTCCTTAAGTCCCGGTGTAATAGCAGCCACCGGTTGTGCCTCCAGGTTTCCGCTGATCCCTGCCGGAGTGGGACTAATCATGATAGCCTTCATGCCTTCGTGGCTGGTTTTTATCAGTGCTATTCCGGAGGTTATTCTGGGAACCATTTTGTTGTATCTTATGGGTTCGCAGCTTACGGCTGCCCTACAGATGATGGCTCGTGAGAAATCGGTTTCTTCCTTCAACAGCGGTCTGATTATCGGTTTTCCGCTCATGGTTGCCCTTGTAATCTCCTTTGCCCCTGAACAGGCCCTTGCAGAATTACCTCCGCTTATCAGACCTATTCTTGGGAATGGATTCGTAATGGGAACCCTCACCGTCTTGCTATTAGAACACGTTATATTCAAAGATAAAAAAAAGAGCTTCTAA
- a CDS encoding FAD-dependent oxidoreductase: MDRRNFIERLTMGGGALATSSLMGFSVPENQQTKRIKREESDQKLTADVVIIGAGLGGCAAAFSALRNNLTVVLTEETDWVGGQLTQQGVPPDEHMWIETHGAPQLYRDFRTAIRAYYKKNYPLTEQAKAVQYLNPGSGSVSKLCHEPQVAVSVLMEMMAPYISAQKLVLLTEHKVVNATVEKDEVRSVNVKNLRNKQTVTLSGSYFVDATELGDLLPLTGTEYVTGTESKAQTNELHAPDKANPKNNQAFTMCFAIDYAPGEDWTIKKPAEYDFWKEFVPKMRIPWSGKMIGLHYSDPRTLKPKELGFHPDGRQMGSMLNLWNYRKIINRENFVPGFYKGDITIVNWPQNDYVLGDIVDVSEEVFNKHVYRAKQQSLSLLYWLQTEAPRPDGGKGWPGVRLRKDIMGTDDGLAKYPYIREARRIKALFTVLEEHVGAENRAKVTGQTTGLTSAPFYDSVGVGYYHIDLHPSSDGENYLDFGSLPFQIPLGSLIPVRMKNLLPANKNIGTTHITNGCFRLHPVEWSIGEAVGMLVSYSLDKKVTPRNVRENASMLKEFQDFIRSQGIETEWKKA, from the coding sequence ATGGATCGTAGAAATTTTATTGAACGTCTTACCATGGGAGGAGGAGCACTTGCCACATCTTCTTTGATGGGGTTTTCTGTTCCGGAGAATCAACAGACAAAACGTATTAAACGAGAGGAGTCGGACCAGAAGCTTACTGCCGATGTAGTGATAATAGGTGCCGGTCTGGGAGGTTGTGCTGCTGCTTTTTCGGCTTTACGCAACAACCTTACAGTAGTGCTTACCGAAGAGACCGATTGGGTAGGCGGACAGCTTACGCAACAGGGCGTTCCACCCGACGAGCACATGTGGATTGAAACACATGGCGCCCCTCAGCTTTACCGCGACTTCAGAACAGCCATCCGTGCGTATTATAAAAAGAACTATCCGCTCACAGAGCAGGCTAAGGCTGTTCAGTACCTCAATCCGGGTTCCGGATCTGTGTCTAAGCTCTGTCACGAACCCCAGGTGGCAGTAAGCGTACTTATGGAGATGATGGCACCTTATATAAGTGCGCAGAAGCTGGTTCTGCTTACGGAGCACAAAGTAGTGAATGCTACTGTGGAAAAGGATGAGGTGCGTTCCGTAAATGTGAAGAACCTCCGCAACAAGCAGACCGTAACACTTTCCGGATCCTATTTTGTGGATGCCACCGAGTTGGGCGACCTGCTGCCACTTACGGGTACCGAGTACGTTACGGGTACCGAATCGAAGGCACAGACCAACGAGCTGCATGCTCCGGACAAGGCAAACCCCAAGAACAACCAGGCGTTTACCATGTGTTTTGCCATAGACTATGCACCGGGAGAAGATTGGACCATCAAAAAGCCGGCCGAATACGACTTTTGGAAGGAGTTTGTTCCCAAGATGAGAATTCCATGGTCTGGTAAGATGATAGGGTTGCACTATTCGGATCCGCGTACGCTGAAACCTAAAGAGCTGGGTTTCCACCCTGACGGTCGACAGATGGGCAGTATGTTGAATTTATGGAACTACCGCAAGATAATAAACCGTGAGAATTTTGTTCCGGGCTTCTACAAAGGAGATATAACCATTGTTAACTGGCCGCAGAACGATTATGTACTGGGTGATATTGTAGACGTAAGCGAAGAGGTGTTCAACAAACATGTGTACAGAGCCAAACAGCAGAGTCTTTCGCTGTTATACTGGCTGCAGACCGAGGCTCCGCGTCCCGACGGGGGCAAGGGTTGGCCGGGTGTGCGATTGCGTAAGGATATAATGGGTACAGACGACGGACTGGCAAAGTATCCCTATATTCGCGAAGCAAGACGTATCAAGGCTTTGTTTACCGTGTTGGAAGAACACGTAGGTGCCGAAAACCGTGCTAAGGTTACGGGGCAGACTACCGGACTCACGTCTGCACCTTTCTACGACAGCGTAGGGGTAGGGTATTACCACATCGATCTTCACCCCAGCAGCGATGGAGAGAACTACCTCGATTTCGGTTCGTTGCCTTTCCAGATACCTTTAGGATCACTTATCCCGGTTCGCATGAAGAACTTGCTTCCGGCCAACAAAAATATCGGTACCACCCATATAACCAACGGTTGTTTCCGTCTGCATCCAGTAGAATGGAGTATCGGCGAGGCAGTGGGAATGCTGGTATCTTATTCGCTGGATAAGAAAGTCACACCACGTAACGTACGCGAAAACGCATCCATGTTAAAAGAATTTCAGGATTTTATCCGTTCGCAAGGTATCGAAACCGAATGGAAGAAGGCCTGA